A genome region from Nocardia sp. NBC_01730 includes the following:
- a CDS encoding IS1634 family transposase — protein MYVKTTKRDNKSGTVRYLHLAHNVWDPVKGRATPKVLFTFGREDELDRDAVKRLVGSLSRLLEPGEGLAATAEGAGLEFVSSRAFGGAYVLDHLWRRLGIDTIVSRLGQPRRGRPRDVSATERVLFGLVANRALAPSSKLAAADWINHDVHIDRLAQTSDDACYRAMDWLHSVREELEKQVFDRVATLLNLEVDLLFFDTTSTYFELADADDPIARDERGTPIPGSETTDAAEGGFRTYGKSKDSRDDLPQIVIGMAVTRDGIPVRAWCWPGNASDQALIRQVKDDMRDWTLAKIVRVTDRGFSSAENRRYLRSGDHHYIIGEKMRSGSEEVKAAMSRQGRYLEIAENMRVKEVRISESERFVICHNPEAADRDKHMREQLVAQLGELIDGSDTLSDFKRGELRGKISAKPGLTRFLRVTPSGKLRIDAAKVKAEANFDGKYLLRCSDPKLSAEDIALGYKQLLEVERGWRDMKQVLDLRPVYHRLEERIRAHVILCWLALLLIRITETTTGTTWFNARRELDRLHVGTFTGPTGTFRRTTEPTKPQRDLLAKLDIPAPKQIIELTPTP, from the coding sequence ATGTACGTGAAGACGACCAAGCGGGACAACAAGTCCGGCACGGTCAGGTATCTGCATCTGGCCCACAACGTGTGGGATCCGGTGAAGGGGCGGGCGACTCCGAAGGTGCTGTTTACCTTCGGCCGTGAGGACGAACTTGACCGTGACGCGGTGAAACGGCTGGTCGGGTCGTTGTCGCGGCTGCTCGAGCCGGGCGAGGGCCTGGCCGCCACAGCGGAGGGTGCGGGGTTGGAGTTCGTGTCCTCCAGGGCGTTCGGCGGGGCGTATGTGCTCGATCATCTATGGCGGCGGCTGGGCATAGATACCATCGTGTCCCGGCTCGGGCAGCCGCGCCGCGGCCGGCCCCGGGACGTGAGCGCGACCGAGAGGGTTTTGTTCGGGCTGGTCGCCAACCGGGCGCTGGCGCCGTCGTCGAAACTGGCTGCCGCGGACTGGATCAACCACGACGTGCACATCGACAGACTGGCACAGACCAGCGACGATGCCTGTTATCGGGCGATGGACTGGCTGCACTCGGTGCGCGAGGAGTTGGAGAAGCAGGTGTTCGACCGGGTCGCGACCCTGCTCAACCTGGAGGTAGACCTGCTGTTTTTCGATACCACCTCAACATATTTCGAGCTCGCCGACGCCGACGACCCGATCGCCCGTGATGAGCGCGGCACCCCGATCCCCGGCAGCGAGACCACCGATGCGGCCGAGGGCGGGTTCCGTACCTACGGCAAGAGCAAGGACTCCCGTGACGACCTGCCGCAGATCGTGATCGGCATGGCCGTGACCCGTGACGGGATCCCGGTGCGCGCCTGGTGCTGGCCGGGCAACGCGTCGGATCAGGCGCTGATCCGGCAGGTCAAAGACGACATGCGGGACTGGACACTGGCCAAGATCGTGCGGGTCACCGACCGCGGCTTCTCCTCCGCGGAAAACCGCCGCTACCTGCGCTCGGGCGATCACCACTACATCATCGGCGAGAAGATGCGGTCGGGCTCCGAAGAAGTCAAGGCAGCGATGTCGCGCCAAGGCCGCTACCTCGAGATCGCCGAGAACATGCGCGTCAAGGAAGTCCGCATCAGCGAGTCGGAACGGTTCGTGATCTGCCACAACCCCGAGGCCGCCGACCGTGACAAGCACATGCGTGAACAGCTCGTCGCCCAGCTGGGCGAGCTGATCGACGGCTCGGACACCCTGTCGGACTTCAAACGCGGCGAGTTGCGCGGCAAGATCTCAGCCAAGCCCGGACTGACCCGCTTCCTGCGCGTCACCCCGAGCGGGAAGCTGCGCATCGACGCCGCGAAGGTCAAGGCCGAAGCCAACTTCGACGGCAAGTACCTGCTGCGCTGCAGCGACCCGAAACTGTCTGCCGAAGACATCGCCCTGGGATACAAGCAGCTCCTCGAAGTCGAACGCGGCTGGCGCGACATGAAACAGGTCCTCGACCTGCGACCGGTCTACCACCGCCTCGAGGAACGCATCCGCGCCCACGTCATCCTCTGCTGGCTCGCGCTGCTGCTCATCCGCATCACCGAAACCACCACCGGCACAACCTGGTTCAATGCCCGCCGCGAACTCGACCGCCTCCACGTCGGCACCTTCACCGGCCCCACCGGCACCTTCCGCCGAACCACCGAACCCACCAAGCCCCAACGCGACCTACTCGCCAAGCTCGACATCCCTGCACCCAAGCAGATCATCGAACTCACCCCAACCCCCTGA
- a CDS encoding DNA-directed RNA polymerase subunit beta, with translation MQAGPFRDTPASRCVFYRRIAGLAAGVDPHTGRITVRAGSVWGLGMPAHCGYQVREELRRHQHAIGPIVSYPRSRTWTFLVRPDLPESPALFAQLYRAGVAAYCHGQVIALPSPTDRPPAMRHWVELPQDGFRPSAAVVITAISRCLPARAIDLSLLGVAVGNCAQARGAR, from the coding sequence ATGCAGGCTGGCCCGTTTCGAGACACCCCCGCGAGCCGGTGCGTGTTCTATCGCCGCATCGCCGGCCTCGCCGCGGGAGTCGACCCGCACACCGGACGGATCACGGTCCGGGCCGGAAGCGTATGGGGATTGGGGATGCCAGCGCATTGCGGGTATCAGGTCCGCGAAGAACTACGCCGCCATCAACACGCGATCGGACCGATCGTGTCATACCCGCGATCGCGCACCTGGACCTTCCTGGTCCGACCCGACCTACCGGAGTCGCCCGCATTGTTCGCCCAGCTGTACCGGGCAGGCGTAGCGGCGTACTGCCACGGCCAGGTGATCGCGTTGCCGTCTCCCACCGACCGTCCCCCTGCGATGCGTCATTGGGTCGAGCTGCCGCAGGACGGTTTCCGGCCCTCGGCGGCGGTGGTGATTACTGCGATCAGCCGATGCCTGCCCGCTCGGGCGATCGATCTGTCCTTGCTCGGCGTCGCCGTCGGGAACTGTGCCCAGGCACGGGGAGCGCGATGA
- a CDS encoding helix-turn-helix domain-containing protein, whose amino-acid sequence MSENESPTLLRRQLGRFLREAREGRGLTIAIAAEEVQLSFNGLQRLETGRAVKPRRQDVRELCMLYEVNAEQTEQAVGLASRAATARGEDGITPLGGLFSDAFNMYVGMERSARRLTSYAVQVPGLLQTDDYARALIGAFLYDGSAEEIEQRVRVRRSRQVVVTRKASPVDLQLLLDESALHRMVGGPKVMAEQLRHLADVSTRPNVTLRIHPWSGGYTRGILHGSFVILDFGTDNKGRPIEPPVVYLDGGMSSDLYLERPEMVQRYTEMADAIGQTAMDEKTTRDLLRRVARSYDGDR is encoded by the coding sequence ATGTCCGAGAACGAGTCTCCGACACTGCTGCGCCGCCAGCTCGGTAGATTTCTGCGTGAAGCGCGCGAAGGCCGAGGACTGACGATCGCCATAGCCGCGGAGGAAGTTCAACTCAGCTTCAACGGGCTACAACGCCTGGAAACCGGTCGGGCGGTGAAGCCGCGCCGTCAGGATGTGCGCGAGCTGTGCATGTTGTACGAGGTGAACGCCGAGCAGACCGAGCAGGCGGTCGGGTTGGCGTCGCGCGCGGCGACGGCCAGGGGCGAGGACGGCATCACTCCGCTGGGCGGGCTGTTCTCCGATGCCTTCAACATGTACGTCGGTATGGAGCGATCCGCTCGACGGCTCACGTCCTACGCGGTGCAGGTACCTGGACTGCTGCAAACCGACGACTACGCACGCGCATTGATCGGCGCTTTTCTGTACGACGGTTCGGCCGAGGAAATCGAGCAACGCGTGCGGGTGCGCCGCAGCAGGCAGGTGGTCGTCACGCGCAAGGCCAGCCCGGTGGACCTCCAGCTGCTTCTCGATGAATCCGCGCTGCACAGGATGGTCGGGGGGCCAAAGGTGATGGCCGAGCAGCTGCGCCATTTGGCAGACGTCAGCACCAGACCGAACGTCACACTGCGTATCCACCCGTGGTCGGGCGGATACACGCGCGGAATCCTGCACGGCTCGTTTGTCATCTTGGACTTCGGCACCGACAACAAGGGCAGGCCGATCGAACCGCCGGTCGTCTACCTCGACGGGGGGATGAGCAGCGATCTCTATCTGGAAAGGCCCGAAATGGTGCAGCGTTACACTGAGATGGCTGACGCCATCGGACAAACGGCGATGGACGAGAAGACTACGCGAGACCTGCTTCGCCGGGTAGCAAGGAGTTATGACGGTGACCGTTGA
- a CDS encoding YbaB/EbfC family nucleoid-associated protein, which yields MGDRSSETQRIERLQDVMARTRGTASSSDGSVTVVVGANGVLQPIELGDGAVRLTVHQLADVVVELHKLAFAQAAAAVREAVEQLGGGNNAARSEGDSTPAVCDDPAGSDHSPEGRPRRGVGDYSRSGSDTDTDTGFGSDSGFGSSSGSGTGSGLNPRSGPSPGPHPRLETSSGPRPGRASPSGSASESDAAQDESMAHVIQPFAKPDDDDDLYFTATPEPPPPRRTPRPVEVAATNGADVHRIPLVPKSFRSDEDRRAVNRPTEATHAVGEPAPLPEWLEPQLPEFGSEELHPLYDHWDDWDVGRR from the coding sequence ATGGGGGATCGGAGCTCGGAGACTCAGCGGATCGAGCGACTCCAGGACGTTATGGCGCGCACGCGGGGGACGGCCTCGTCCTCGGACGGTTCCGTCACCGTCGTGGTCGGCGCGAACGGCGTGCTGCAACCCATCGAGTTGGGTGACGGGGCGGTGAGGCTGACCGTGCACCAGTTGGCCGATGTCGTCGTGGAACTGCACAAGCTCGCGTTCGCGCAGGCCGCGGCCGCCGTACGAGAGGCCGTCGAGCAACTCGGCGGCGGGAACAATGCGGCCCGGTCCGAGGGCGACTCGACTCCTGCAGTCTGTGACGACCCCGCTGGATCAGACCACTCGCCCGAGGGCCGCCCTCGCCGCGGCGTCGGCGATTACTCCCGTTCGGGTTCCGATACCGATACCGATACCGGCTTCGGCTCCGATTCGGGTTTCGGCTCCAGCTCTGGCTCCGGCACAGGCTCTGGCCTCAACCCCCGTTCTGGCCCCAGCCCTGGCCCCCACCCCAGACTCGAAACCTCCTCCGGCCCTCGCCCCGGCCGTGCTTCTCCCTCCGGCTCTGCCTCTGAAAGCGACGCAGCGCAAGATGAGTCGATGGCGCACGTCATCCAACCGTTCGCAAAGCCGGATGATGACGACGACCTCTACTTCACCGCAACACCCGAGCCGCCCCCACCTCGAAGAACACCGCGACCTGTCGAGGTGGCAGCTACGAATGGCGCCGACGTGCATCGTATCCCTCTGGTGCCCAAGTCCTTTCGCAGCGACGAGGATCGGCGAGCCGTCAACAGGCCGACCGAGGCGACTCACGCGGTCGGTGAGCCTGCGCCCCTACCGGAGTGGCTCGAACCGCAGTTGCCAGAATTCGGCTCCGAAGAACTCCACCCGCTCTACGATCACTGGGACGACTGGGATGTGGGGCGGCGCTAG
- a CDS encoding WXG100 family type VII secretion target: MNALTKSQILALRPDALTTQAEQWAQQAHELTGALDTQYRAVDKSLDTWQGDSGNAMRDQYELLHSDTGKLRSALEVGAEAARAGATELAAAQAAVAAAVRIAEEKGYAVAEDGTCTPATSAQQTLLATVSDSGQLQKAMGALETDAETRTAAIKQALAQANTADAAATQAIADAFADLPRSDQMPAGQPQAKPVNDKIDNWNDLGENEKAVCLQNPRDCNNSRERRDMDIAQAESVNAFPGDPESTRQDAARHCIWQALTTESASADFAKRMADAHERDKPSPLRGSKEMDEWNNHTGRELGLRLEGDRQAIIDTCIRYAHDAQLVDPNNMNYNNVDGTSLVIIRE, from the coding sequence GTGAACGCACTCACGAAATCCCAGATACTCGCGCTACGACCCGATGCCCTGACCACTCAGGCTGAGCAGTGGGCACAGCAGGCCCACGAGCTCACCGGAGCGTTGGACACCCAGTATCGCGCGGTGGACAAGTCGCTCGACACCTGGCAGGGCGACTCGGGCAATGCGATGCGCGACCAATACGAACTGCTTCACTCCGACACCGGCAAGCTCCGCAGTGCCCTCGAGGTGGGCGCCGAGGCCGCGCGCGCCGGTGCCACCGAGCTCGCGGCGGCGCAGGCCGCCGTCGCCGCGGCCGTGCGGATCGCCGAAGAGAAGGGCTACGCGGTCGCCGAGGACGGAACCTGCACGCCCGCGACTTCCGCACAGCAGACGCTGCTGGCGACCGTGAGCGACTCCGGCCAGCTCCAGAAGGCGATGGGGGCACTGGAAACCGACGCGGAAACTCGGACTGCCGCGATCAAGCAGGCTCTTGCCCAAGCGAATACCGCCGACGCAGCCGCGACCCAAGCGATCGCCGATGCCTTCGCCGACCTGCCGAGATCAGATCAGATGCCGGCCGGGCAACCGCAAGCCAAGCCCGTCAACGACAAGATCGATAACTGGAACGACCTGGGCGAGAACGAGAAGGCAGTTTGCTTGCAAAACCCTCGAGACTGCAATAACTCCCGGGAGCGGCGCGACATGGATATCGCTCAGGCGGAATCCGTCAACGCGTTTCCCGGCGATCCCGAGTCGACCCGACAGGACGCCGCCAGGCACTGCATCTGGCAGGCACTGACCACAGAATCCGCGAGCGCCGACTTCGCCAAGCGAATGGCGGATGCCCACGAAAGGGACAAGCCGAGCCCGTTGCGTGGCTCCAAAGAAATGGACGAGTGGAACAACCACACCGGCCGGGAGCTCGGTTTGCGCCTGGAAGGTGATCGGCAGGCGATTATCGACACTTGCATCCGATATGCGCACGACGCGCAGCTCGTTGACCCGAACAACATGAACTACAACAACGTCGATGGGACGTCCCTTGTCATCATCAGAGAGTGA